The following are encoded together in the uncultured Sphaerochaeta sp. genome:
- a CDS encoding carbohydrate-binding protein, which produces MKIMILDANETILASSRKSGYGVSLVYKESYQEGDQVVLEVDEPGIYLIQLDEALGTHPLYLEKEASFTIPVSEVKRTCYSPYAFQGPRHLLTLCHVDSLPRRNLACNPYDHHETQGMYPHASANVETRGEMVFAARNAIDGIFANEYHGEYPWTSWGINQDPKAELHLDFGRPVIIDEVRLTLRADWPHDSWWSDATLIDSDGDITHLSLEKSSLPQRFPVQQKTITCLTLCNLKKADDASPFPALTQIEVYGTEG; this is translated from the coding sequence ATGAAAATCATGATTCTTGATGCAAATGAAACGATACTGGCTTCAAGCAGAAAAAGCGGATATGGCGTCTCCCTGGTTTATAAAGAATCATATCAGGAAGGGGACCAAGTCGTTCTGGAAGTAGATGAGCCCGGTATCTATCTCATACAGCTTGATGAGGCTTTGGGAACCCATCCTCTCTATCTTGAGAAGGAAGCGAGCTTCACCATTCCTGTCTCAGAGGTCAAGCGTACCTGCTACAGCCCTTACGCCTTCCAGGGACCGAGACATCTTCTCACACTCTGCCATGTGGATAGTCTTCCCCGACGGAATCTTGCATGTAATCCATATGATCATCATGAGACACAGGGAATGTACCCTCATGCAAGCGCCAATGTAGAGACGCGTGGGGAGATGGTCTTTGCTGCCAGAAATGCCATCGATGGAATTTTTGCCAATGAGTACCACGGAGAATATCCATGGACAAGCTGGGGGATCAACCAGGATCCGAAAGCTGAGCTCCATCTTGATTTCGGAAGGCCGGTCATCATTGACGAGGTTCGTCTCACCCTCAGGGCAGACTGGCCACATGACTCCTGGTGGAGTGATGCAACACTGATAGACAGTGATGGGGATATCACCCATCTCTCTCTTGAGAAGTCATCCTTGCCCCAGCGATTCCCTGTTCAGCAGAAGACTATCACCTGTCTCACGCTCTGCAACCTGAAAAAGGCTGATGATGCCTCTCCATTCCCTGCACTCACCCAGATTGAGGTGTATGGGACTGAAGGGTGA
- a CDS encoding LacI family DNA-binding transcriptional regulator, whose product MVSIKDIARMAGVSVSTVSRVLNDRTCVSADKRAKILDAIKQTGYVPNRAARDMVSKHSSTVGIVMPGTFNMFQRQLFSTIEHHLEQFGYHTSFYFASTDLDGERACLKRLKADRLDGIIILHEIELPEIQQYLQEYKIPTVLATFERSGWKATSIHISEEEAALTAVNHLLSLGHRKIAFIGGTKYSFPGQRFIGYKKALESASLEYDETLVAYTETYNMEGGSKALKELLSRGVLFTAVFAITDELALGAMRTLADHALKVPEDVSVIGFDNIELASFSVPRLTTIAQPMVEMGQTSVALLHSLITSKNRFPLSISLPFTFVERESTAQLK is encoded by the coding sequence ATGGTTAGTATCAAAGACATCGCTAGAATGGCAGGTGTTTCAGTTTCAACAGTCTCCCGCGTACTCAATGACAGAACTTGTGTGAGTGCTGACAAACGAGCCAAAATCCTTGATGCAATCAAGCAGACAGGGTATGTTCCCAATCGTGCGGCTCGGGACATGGTCAGTAAGCATTCCTCTACGGTGGGAATTGTCATGCCTGGTACGTTCAATATGTTCCAACGGCAGTTGTTCAGTACCATTGAACATCATTTGGAACAATTCGGGTATCATACCAGCTTCTATTTTGCTTCCACAGATTTGGATGGGGAGAGAGCCTGCCTCAAGCGATTGAAGGCTGACCGCCTTGATGGGATCATCATTCTCCACGAAATTGAGCTTCCTGAGATACAACAGTATCTACAGGAGTATAAGATACCCACGGTATTGGCCACATTTGAGCGAAGTGGGTGGAAAGCCACCTCGATTCACATCAGTGAGGAAGAGGCTGCACTAACAGCAGTGAATCACCTTCTATCGCTTGGACATCGAAAGATTGCCTTCATCGGGGGTACGAAATACAGCTTCCCAGGACAACGTTTTATCGGCTATAAAAAGGCACTTGAGTCGGCTTCCTTGGAGTATGATGAGACATTGGTGGCATATACAGAGACGTATAACATGGAAGGTGGCTCAAAGGCACTCAAGGAGCTTTTATCTCGTGGTGTTCTTTTTACTGCAGTATTCGCCATTACTGATGAACTGGCACTTGGCGCAATGAGAACGCTAGCTGACCATGCTCTGAAGGTTCCAGAGGATGTCTCTGTCATTGGGTTTGATAATATTGAGCTGGCCTCGTTTTCGGTCCCCAGACTTACCACCATTGCCCAGCCGATGGTGGAGATGGGACAGACATCCGTAGCACTTTTGCACTCCTTGATAACCAGCAAGAATCGTTTTCCACTGAGTATTTCTCTTCCGTTTACGTTTGTAGAGAGAGAGTCTACTGCTCAGCTCAAGTAA
- the iolG gene encoding inositol 2-dehydrogenase, whose translation MDMVLKVGIIGVGRIGKLHAENITRLVPSVQVVGISDVMMNDEMERWAHSLGIGIATKDPSDLINHKDIDAILICSSTSTHADFTMAAAKVGKHVFCEKPIDLSVTKGLEAINVAKKHQVKLQLGFNRRFDHNFKHIHDLITAGKVGDVHIVKITSRDPAPPSPAYVAVSGGIFLDMMIHDFDMARFQAGSEITSVYATGAVLVDPEIGKAGDIDTAIVTLTFANGAIGVIDNSRQAVYGYDQRVEVFGSKGAAQAENDRPTNVTLSTAEQVSMDKPLYFFLERYEDAFVDEISSFAEAILENKEVVVSGEDGLEDMVAALAAGKSLKEGRVVTIVEMKDELGL comes from the coding sequence ATGGATATGGTCTTGAAAGTAGGCATTATTGGTGTCGGGCGTATCGGAAAATTACATGCAGAAAATATCACCAGGCTGGTCCCCTCGGTTCAGGTGGTTGGAATCAGCGATGTCATGATGAATGATGAGATGGAGAGATGGGCTCACTCTTTGGGAATTGGAATTGCAACGAAAGACCCTTCCGATTTGATTAATCACAAGGACATTGATGCAATCCTGATTTGCAGTTCCACTTCGACGCATGCAGACTTCACCATGGCAGCTGCAAAGGTCGGCAAGCATGTCTTCTGTGAGAAACCCATTGACCTTTCGGTAACAAAGGGCTTGGAAGCCATCAATGTCGCTAAGAAACATCAGGTTAAGTTACAACTGGGTTTTAACCGCCGTTTTGACCACAACTTCAAGCACATCCATGACCTGATAACCGCTGGGAAGGTCGGTGATGTACATATAGTAAAGATTACCAGCCGCGACCCTGCTCCCCCGTCTCCTGCCTATGTGGCCGTCTCTGGTGGCATTTTTCTGGATATGATGATCCATGATTTTGATATGGCACGATTCCAGGCAGGAAGTGAAATCACCAGTGTTTACGCTACAGGAGCAGTCCTTGTTGACCCGGAGATCGGGAAAGCCGGAGATATAGACACCGCTATTGTCACCCTCACTTTCGCCAATGGTGCAATCGGGGTCATTGATAACTCTCGTCAAGCAGTCTATGGCTATGATCAGCGTGTTGAGGTTTTTGGGAGCAAGGGCGCCGCACAAGCTGAGAATGATCGACCGACCAATGTCACACTCTCGACAGCCGAGCAAGTCTCCATGGACAAGCCGCTCTACTTCTTCCTTGAACGCTATGAAGATGCTTTCGTAGACGAGATTAGTTCGTTTGCCGAGGCAATCCTTGAAAACAAGGAAGTGGTAGTCAGTGGAGAGGATGGGCTCGAAGACATGGTTGCAGCTCTTGCTGCAGGGAAGAGTCTGAAAGAAGGACGAGTAGTCACGATTGTAGAAATGAAAGATGAATTAGGTCTTTGA
- the iolD gene encoding 3D-(3,5/4)-trihydroxycyclohexane-1,2-dione acylhydrolase (decyclizing), whose product MDTIRLTMAGALLRFLDNQYVSYDGVEEKFVEGVFGIFGHGCVVGIGEALAAKENKLPFYQAKNEQGAVHAASGFAKEHNRRKIMAVTSSIGPGALNMVTGAGTATANHIPVLLLPGDVFACRQPDPVLQQIEIPHDYTNTANDAFRSVSRYWDRVNRPEQLMSAMINAIRVLTDPSETGAVTVALPQDVQGEAYDYPVEFFEKRVHYIERRIPSKGQITRLAELLKEAKKPLVICGGGVRYSEAGDALASFCEQYHIPFGETQAGKGMIRWDNPYNLSGIGNTGSQAANRLAKQADLILGIGTRFGDFTTCSKWLFQNPECKFVSVNVAPTDAYKLNSMPIIADAKLTIEALKNTDLLEGYLSQWDEEIKEERALWDQEVDRLYNEDIPSSLSQARVLGELNDRLLPESAIVVSGSGSIPSDMQRVWKTRVMGTYHMEYAFSCMGYEIAAALGAKIAHPDREVVAIVGDGAYTMLHSELLTSIQEGRKIIVVILDNAGFHCIDNLQHSQGIVHYGNEWKRRESSTGRLTGSSLSVDFAMNAESWGALGLHADTVQALEDAVKLALQEDRSTVIHCHVAPKSMTNGYESWWRVGTAEVSTNPEVEEAWKEMQAEIRKSRQF is encoded by the coding sequence ATGGATACGATTCGATTGACAATGGCTGGCGCATTGCTTCGATTTTTAGACAACCAATATGTGTCTTACGACGGTGTTGAAGAAAAATTTGTCGAAGGAGTTTTCGGTATCTTCGGCCATGGCTGTGTCGTAGGAATCGGTGAAGCCTTGGCAGCAAAAGAAAACAAGCTTCCATTCTACCAGGCAAAGAATGAGCAGGGAGCAGTGCACGCTGCCTCAGGATTTGCAAAAGAGCACAATCGAAGGAAGATTATGGCTGTCACCTCCTCTATTGGACCAGGTGCACTGAACATGGTAACAGGGGCAGGAACTGCCACAGCAAACCATATTCCCGTATTGCTACTACCCGGTGATGTCTTTGCCTGCAGGCAACCTGACCCTGTACTTCAACAAATTGAAATTCCCCATGACTATACCAATACGGCCAACGATGCATTTCGCTCGGTAAGCAGGTACTGGGATCGGGTCAATCGCCCAGAACAGCTGATGAGTGCAATGATTAATGCGATACGTGTACTCACGGACCCCAGCGAAACGGGAGCTGTCACGGTTGCGCTCCCACAGGATGTCCAAGGGGAAGCATATGACTATCCCGTTGAGTTTTTCGAGAAACGAGTACATTACATTGAGAGGCGAATTCCGAGCAAAGGGCAGATAACACGACTTGCCGAATTACTGAAAGAAGCAAAGAAACCTCTGGTGATCTGTGGTGGTGGAGTTCGCTACAGTGAAGCCGGTGATGCACTCGCTTCGTTCTGTGAACAGTATCATATCCCCTTCGGAGAAACCCAGGCAGGAAAAGGAATGATCCGTTGGGATAACCCGTACAATTTAAGTGGTATTGGAAATACCGGAAGCCAGGCTGCAAATCGATTGGCAAAACAGGCTGATCTCATCCTTGGTATCGGGACTCGTTTTGGAGACTTCACTACCTGTTCGAAGTGGTTGTTCCAGAATCCAGAATGTAAGTTTGTTTCTGTTAATGTGGCACCTACCGATGCCTACAAACTCAATAGTATGCCCATTATCGCAGATGCTAAGTTGACGATTGAGGCGCTTAAGAACACAGATTTGCTAGAAGGGTATCTCAGCCAATGGGATGAGGAAATCAAAGAAGAGCGAGCACTGTGGGACCAGGAAGTCGACCGTCTTTATAACGAAGACATTCCTTCATCATTGTCTCAAGCACGAGTCTTGGGTGAGCTTAACGACCGACTGCTTCCAGAGTCTGCAATCGTAGTATCCGGTTCGGGTTCCATTCCTAGCGACATGCAACGTGTCTGGAAGACGAGAGTCATGGGAACCTACCATATGGAATACGCATTCTCTTGCATGGGATACGAGATAGCTGCAGCCCTTGGAGCAAAAATCGCCCACCCTGACAGAGAGGTGGTGGCAATCGTTGGGGATGGGGCCTATACCATGTTACATAGCGAGCTACTAACTTCAATCCAAGAGGGAAGAAAGATAATCGTGGTGATATTGGATAATGCGGGATTCCACTGCATTGACAACCTGCAGCATAGCCAGGGCATTGTGCATTATGGGAATGAATGGAAACGGAGAGAATCCTCCACGGGAAGACTTACCGGATCTTCGCTCAGTGTTGACTTTGCGATGAACGCAGAAAGTTGGGGTGCGCTTGGATTGCATGCCGATACGGTACAAGCATTGGAAGATGCAGTTAAACTGGCTCTTCAGGAAGATCGGTCCACTGTAATTCACTGCCACGTTGCACCAAAATCCATGACCAATGGGTATGAATCGTGGTGGAGAGTTGGAACGGCTGAAGTTTCCACGAATCCGGAAGTTGAAGAAGCATGGAAAGAGATGCAGGCTGAAATCAGGAAGTCAAGACAGTTTTAA
- the iolE gene encoding myo-inosose-2 dehydratase, producing MSTQKIHLAIAPIGWTNDDLPELGGEIPFEQCVSEMALAGFTGSEVGNKYPRDTDVLKKALEIRGLQICNAWFSTFLTTQSYEEVEKAFVEHCTFLRTMGACIVGVAEQGNSIQGRQDLPVFKAKPVNSEREWKLLTEGLNRLGQKAKEMGMSLTYHHHMGTGVQTTQEIDRLMAETDAELVGLLYDTGHLVFSGEDPMDILKRHYTRIRHVHLKDVREALRERAIKEAWSFLKGVQEGVFTIPGDGMIDFKPILTYLKDQGYQGWWVVEAEQDPAKANPLEYAFKARAYIRETAGI from the coding sequence ATGAGTACACAAAAAATTCATTTGGCTATCGCTCCCATTGGTTGGACGAATGATGATCTGCCAGAACTTGGTGGAGAAATCCCCTTTGAGCAGTGCGTCAGTGAGATGGCTTTGGCGGGATTCACGGGAAGTGAGGTAGGTAATAAATATCCACGAGATACTGATGTGCTGAAGAAGGCACTGGAAATACGTGGATTGCAGATTTGTAATGCGTGGTTCAGCACCTTCCTGACAACCCAGAGCTATGAGGAAGTGGAGAAGGCCTTTGTGGAACACTGCACCTTCCTAAGGACGATGGGTGCGTGCATTGTAGGTGTCGCTGAACAAGGAAACTCAATCCAGGGAAGACAGGACCTTCCTGTCTTCAAGGCAAAACCAGTCAATTCGGAAAGAGAGTGGAAGTTGCTCACCGAAGGATTGAACCGGCTTGGGCAGAAGGCAAAGGAGATGGGAATGAGCCTGACCTACCATCACCATATGGGTACTGGAGTCCAAACAACCCAGGAGATTGACAGACTCATGGCTGAGACTGATGCAGAACTTGTCGGACTGCTCTATGACACCGGTCACCTGGTTTTCAGCGGAGAGGATCCGATGGACATTCTCAAACGCCACTACACCAGGATCCGCCATGTCCACCTCAAGGACGTGAGGGAAGCGTTGCGGGAAAGGGCTATCAAGGAAGCGTGGTCATTCCTGAAGGGTGTACAGGAAGGGGTCTTCACCATCCCAGGAGATGGAATGATTGATTTCAAGCCCATACTCACCTACCTCAAGGATCAAGGGTACCAAGGTTGGTGGGTTGTAGAGGCCGAGCAGGATCCTGCAAAAGCCAATCCCCTTGAGTATGCCTTTAAGGCAAGAGCCTATATCCGTGAGACTGCAGGAATCTAA
- a CDS encoding transketolase, giving the protein MNSQELKQLQVTARNIRRDTIEEIGNLGVGHIGGALSVVDILTLLYFRVMEHIDPKDPRKQNRDKLVLSKGHAGPALYAVLAEKGFFPKEWLLTLNKGGTNLPSHCDMNRTPGIDFTTGSLGQGSSAAAGIALADKLKRSKAITYLIIGDGESQEGQIWEMAMFAAQYKLSNLIAFTDYNKLQIDGSTSDIIDLGDIELKWKGFGWFVQSVNGHDFEALEKAIQQAKAQVEKPSMIICDTIKAKGFSLAEGLASSHNMAYSKEVAKKVIKDLMAEDGGKEK; this is encoded by the coding sequence ATGAATAGTCAAGAATTGAAACAGCTACAGGTTACTGCGAGAAATATCCGTCGTGACACGATTGAAGAGATAGGGAACCTGGGAGTTGGACATATAGGAGGAGCACTGTCAGTTGTCGATATCCTAACGCTCCTCTATTTCCGAGTAATGGAACATATTGATCCGAAGGATCCCCGAAAGCAAAACCGAGACAAATTGGTACTCTCGAAAGGGCATGCGGGACCTGCCTTGTATGCAGTGCTTGCTGAGAAGGGATTTTTCCCAAAAGAGTGGCTTCTGACCCTCAACAAGGGAGGAACAAACCTCCCAAGCCATTGCGATATGAACCGGACCCCTGGCATTGATTTCACCACAGGCTCTCTTGGTCAGGGAAGCTCTGCCGCTGCAGGGATTGCACTTGCAGACAAACTCAAGAGGAGCAAGGCCATCACCTATCTTATTATCGGGGATGGGGAGAGCCAAGAGGGGCAAATCTGGGAAATGGCAATGTTTGCTGCCCAGTACAAACTATCCAACCTTATAGCATTCACCGATTACAACAAACTTCAAATTGATGGTAGCACTAGTGACATTATTGACTTAGGAGATATCGAGCTGAAGTGGAAAGGATTTGGCTGGTTTGTCCAGAGTGTCAACGGACATGATTTCGAGGCGCTTGAAAAGGCAATTCAACAGGCAAAAGCCCAAGTGGAAAAACCTTCCATGATTATCTGTGACACCATCAAGGCAAAAGGTTTCTCACTTGCCGAAGGATTGGCCTCAAGTCATAACATGGCGTACTCCAAAGAAGTAGCTAAGAAAGTAATTAAAGACCTCATGGCTGAAGACGGAGGGAAAGAGAAATGA
- a CDS encoding transketolase C-terminal domain-containing protein, which produces MIDIATIKDFRTIYADTLIELAHENPKLVVFEADLMSATGTKPFKELFPEQFINCGVAEANMVGIASGLSSQDFIPFVNTFGCFATRRAYDQFFLSANYARQNVKLVGLDPGITAAFNGGTHMPFCDIALTRVIPDLVVVEPADGYAVHHLTKAVYSHKGSTYMRLQRKGNPIFYDASQSFELGKGIIVRNGKDVTLVATGAVMLEQVILASKELEKENISAAVLDMHTVKPLDKELIYSYAKKTGAIVTCENAQIAGGMGSAVTDFLSEEHPTVVRRVGIQDLFGEVGTVEYLINRFALTAEYIVQEAKEAIKQR; this is translated from the coding sequence ATGATTGATATTGCCACTATAAAGGATTTCCGTACCATCTATGCAGATACGCTGATTGAACTTGCCCATGAGAATCCCAAGTTGGTTGTATTCGAGGCTGATTTAATGAGTGCAACCGGGACAAAACCTTTCAAGGAACTGTTTCCAGAGCAGTTCATAAACTGTGGAGTTGCAGAAGCTAATATGGTCGGTATTGCCAGCGGACTCTCATCCCAGGATTTCATTCCCTTCGTGAACACCTTCGGTTGCTTTGCAACCCGGAGGGCCTACGACCAGTTCTTTCTCTCTGCCAACTATGCACGTCAGAATGTAAAATTGGTAGGCTTGGATCCTGGAATTACTGCAGCCTTCAATGGCGGAACCCATATGCCGTTCTGCGATATCGCACTTACCCGTGTGATTCCAGACCTTGTTGTTGTGGAACCTGCAGACGGGTATGCGGTACATCATCTGACAAAGGCAGTCTACTCCCATAAGGGATCGACGTATATGCGCCTGCAGAGAAAGGGAAACCCCATCTTCTATGATGCAAGCCAGAGTTTTGAATTGGGCAAAGGCATCATTGTACGGAACGGTAAGGATGTCACATTGGTTGCAACAGGGGCTGTTATGCTTGAGCAGGTAATACTTGCATCCAAGGAACTGGAAAAAGAGAACATCTCTGCTGCGGTTCTGGACATGCATACCGTCAAACCATTGGACAAGGAGCTTATATACTCCTATGCGAAGAAAACCGGTGCGATAGTAACTTGTGAAAATGCCCAGATAGCTGGAGGTATGGGAAGTGCTGTTACTGATTTCCTATCGGAGGAGCATCCTACTGTGGTTAGGCGTGTTGGAATACAAGATCTGTTTGGCGAGGTCGGGACTGTTGAATACCTTATTAATCGCTTTGCATTGACTGCTGAATATATCGTCCAAGAAGCAAAGGAAGCTATTAAGCAAAGATAA
- a CDS encoding histidine kinase, with translation MDYSIHRSRLIPGVSIFLLILFAILQFELSFSELVAPIERSFDESPQFFPLNRWRLQRHVLLVVMACLGFFLAISQRKGIQTFLFILQTIGFGITLFADTFPDFSALTLFIAMCLELHLITNHRIASTISLGYGFALVLFPRVESSWYFISIPLSSEKRLALAFYALLFIIILHLYHKMLEELEHEKASNNYLKRSVVELSSANVGFQNYASRAKEVASREERNRIIREVHDSTGYTLTNITMMMEAAKSLIYSNPAKLMDILTKTKEISQSSLQQIRKTLRILGKEKEQVENPLHVLHRIFTTFEQATNVRVQVEYRNIGMAPQHLIDATLFRIVQESLTNAFWHGEATQVSVQFRYEEDEGLTAIIADNGKGAATISEGIGLKSMREQLNEIGGLVTIQTIKGSGFQLNILIPNREL, from the coding sequence ATGGATTACAGTATACACCGAAGCCGACTTATTCCTGGAGTCAGTATCTTCCTGTTGATTCTTTTTGCAATCCTACAGTTTGAGCTATCCTTCAGTGAGTTGGTAGCACCAATTGAACGATCTTTTGATGAATCTCCTCAATTTTTCCCACTAAACAGATGGAGACTACAGAGACATGTCTTATTGGTTGTTATGGCTTGTCTCGGGTTCTTTCTTGCTATTAGCCAGAGAAAAGGGATACAAACGTTTCTCTTTATTCTTCAGACCATCGGATTTGGAATTACACTCTTTGCAGATACCTTTCCCGATTTCTCTGCACTTACCCTTTTCATTGCAATGTGTCTTGAATTACATCTGATAACCAACCATCGCATTGCGAGCACAATCTCGTTGGGTTATGGTTTTGCCTTGGTCCTATTTCCACGCGTGGAATCTTCATGGTACTTCATATCAATACCCCTCTCTTCAGAAAAACGACTGGCTCTCGCCTTCTATGCATTACTATTTATTATAATCCTTCACCTTTATCACAAGATGTTGGAAGAGCTAGAACATGAAAAGGCCTCAAACAACTATCTTAAACGTTCTGTTGTAGAACTTTCCAGTGCCAATGTCGGATTCCAGAACTATGCATCAAGAGCCAAGGAAGTTGCCTCCAGGGAAGAGCGAAACAGGATTATTCGTGAGGTACATGACTCAACAGGGTACACACTTACCAATATCACAATGATGATGGAAGCTGCAAAAAGCCTTATCTACTCGAATCCAGCAAAACTCATGGATATCCTCACCAAGACGAAGGAGATTTCACAATCTTCATTGCAGCAAATACGAAAGACGTTACGAATTCTGGGAAAAGAAAAAGAACAGGTTGAAAATCCGTTGCATGTGTTGCATCGTATATTTACCACTTTTGAGCAGGCAACCAATGTACGGGTCCAAGTAGAATACCGCAATATTGGTATGGCCCCACAGCACCTGATAGATGCAACGCTTTTTAGAATAGTCCAAGAAAGTCTGACCAATGCATTCTGGCATGGGGAAGCAACCCAGGTTAGTGTACAATTCAGATATGAAGAAGATGAAGGACTGACTGCTATTATTGCTGACAATGGTAAGGGAGCCGCCACCATCAGCGAAGGAATTGGCTTGAAAAGCATGCGTGAACAACTCAATGAAATTGGTGGTTTAGTAACCATCCAAACTATAAAGGGATCTGGATTTCAGTTAAATATATTAATTCCAAATCGGGAGCTTTAA
- a CDS encoding response regulator transcription factor produces the protein MKMRKRVLLVDDQKLFVDSLRMVIDSRSEELEVVGVAYDGINALEMTTELEPDLVVLDVRMPNMDGVETIKLLKKSNPTLRVLMLTTFDDDEQVTQALGYGAVGYLLKDMAPDDLINAMRTATEENVQLSSSVIQKLLKQKKQEQITADEIKNNPPVNDTIGKVTPREADILHLIADGYNNNEIAESLKIAVQTVKNRVSEMYFKFDVHDRLHLMRKAKELGFGRRTGT, from the coding sequence ATGAAAATGAGAAAACGAGTCCTCCTAGTGGATGATCAGAAACTTTTTGTTGATAGTCTCCGCATGGTAATCGATTCGCGCTCAGAAGAACTGGAAGTAGTCGGCGTTGCCTATGATGGAATCAACGCGCTTGAAATGACCACAGAACTCGAACCCGATTTGGTCGTGCTTGACGTTCGTATGCCAAATATGGATGGAGTGGAGACAATCAAGTTGCTCAAGAAATCCAATCCAACATTGAGAGTACTGATGCTTACCACCTTTGATGATGACGAACAGGTCACCCAAGCACTTGGCTATGGAGCTGTTGGCTATTTACTCAAAGACATGGCGCCAGATGACCTAATCAATGCTATGAGGACCGCTACTGAGGAGAATGTACAGCTCTCTTCTTCTGTAATACAAAAACTCCTCAAACAAAAAAAACAAGAGCAGATTACAGCAGATGAGATTAAGAACAATCCCCCTGTCAATGACACCATAGGAAAAGTTACCCCAAGGGAGGCTGACATCCTCCACTTGATTGCGGATGGATATAACAACAATGAGATAGCCGAAAGCCTGAAAATTGCAGTCCAAACCGTTAAAAACCGCGTAAGTGAGATGTATTTTAAATTTGATGTCCATGATCGTTTACACCTCATGCGCAAGGCGAAAGAACTAGGCTTTGGGAGGAGAACCGGTACTTGA
- a CDS encoding sugar ABC transporter substrate-binding protein gives MKKYSTIFVMLLVLTLLPVSLWSAAQPEEKSDVVELTVWFGRENFIPDGGFDAFHAKYPNIKITADVIPLEQALTEGAKAIGAGVGPDILQTDSRRLPPFVEAGMLQPMDSYIEQWKQEDPATYNALSTSAWEHATHNGKLYGVNIFAGPFNNVYRIDWLEQLGMDVPETWEEVLDVARATRDAGLGYGFVVRGPNSTPWFFAHYMAMGGKFVDNVIQLDSPAGIYALNFYQTLVKEDLVSDDVIAWGSGDMRAAFITGRAMMAPIGTNIFPNIQEEMKYGEKWGATPMLPREGYEKDYSYASLGWPFLVTSNCEHPYEASLVLRYLAENDNAMSVARRYQPTTVTTVWSDPAYLAEQPWSGDFEEALNNMTRTPATVFITEVDNIVLDALGEVMENVNADPAEVAKRYQKQLDALGK, from the coding sequence ATGAAGAAATACTCAACGATTTTCGTGATGTTACTCGTTCTGACATTGCTGCCAGTCTCTCTGTGGTCTGCAGCTCAGCCAGAAGAAAAATCAGACGTAGTTGAACTAACCGTATGGTTTGGTCGAGAAAATTTCATACCTGATGGGGGGTTCGATGCATTCCATGCAAAATACCCCAACATCAAGATAACGGCGGATGTTATTCCCCTCGAACAGGCTCTAACTGAGGGAGCTAAGGCCATTGGTGCAGGAGTTGGACCAGATATTCTGCAAACTGATTCTCGTAGACTACCCCCATTCGTAGAAGCTGGAATGCTGCAACCAATGGATTCCTACATTGAACAATGGAAACAGGAAGACCCTGCCACCTACAATGCACTCTCCACTTCAGCCTGGGAGCATGCAACCCATAATGGAAAACTCTATGGTGTCAATATTTTCGCAGGTCCTTTCAACAACGTCTATCGCATAGACTGGTTGGAACAACTGGGAATGGACGTACCTGAGACTTGGGAAGAAGTACTTGATGTAGCTCGCGCAACCAGAGATGCAGGACTGGGATACGGATTTGTTGTTCGTGGCCCCAACAGCACCCCTTGGTTTTTCGCACACTACATGGCAATGGGTGGCAAATTCGTGGACAATGTAATCCAGCTTGACTCCCCTGCTGGTATCTATGCATTGAACTTCTACCAGACTTTGGTAAAAGAAGATCTGGTTAGTGACGATGTAATCGCTTGGGGCTCTGGTGACATGCGTGCAGCATTCATCACTGGCCGTGCAATGATGGCTCCAATTGGCACCAACATCTTCCCGAATATTCAGGAAGAAATGAAGTATGGTGAGAAGTGGGGTGCAACCCCGATGCTTCCTAGAGAGGGATATGAGAAAGATTATTCCTATGCATCACTTGGCTGGCCTTTCTTGGTAACCTCCAATTGTGAACATCCCTATGAAGCAAGTCTCGTACTACGTTATTTGGCAGAAAATGACAATGCAATGAGTGTTGCACGTCGCTATCAGCCGACTACAGTAACTACGGTCTGGAGTGATCCTGCTTATCTTGCTGAACAACCTTGGTCTGGGGATTTCGAGGAAGCCTTGAACAACATGACAAGAACTCCTGCTACTGTATTCATCACTGAAGTCGACAATATTGTACTCGATGCCCTCGGAGAGGTCATGGAGAACGTAAACGCAGATCCTGCTGAGGTTGCAAAACGCTACCAGAAGCAACTCGATGCATTAGGTAAATAA